One region of Polaribacter pectinis genomic DNA includes:
- a CDS encoding UDP-3-O-(3-hydroxymyristoyl)glucosamine N-acyltransferase, which produces MKFKNPQTLQQIASLLNVDFVGDASFEILGINEIHVVEKGDIVFVDHPKYYDKALQSAATTVLINKKVACPEGKSLLISDDPFRDFNKITKHFNPFIASKVSISESSVIGEGTIIQPNVFIGNNVSIGKDCVIHPNVTIYDNSVIGNNVTIHANTVLGADAFYYKNRSTGFDKLISGGRVVLKDNVDLGASCTIDKGVTGDTTIGEGTKIDNQVHVGHDTVIGKKCLIASQTGIAGCVIIEDEVTIWGQVGTNSGITIGKGAVILGQTGVTKSVPGGKSYFGTPISESREKLKEMAEIKRFLKDRKNS; this is translated from the coding sequence ATGAAATTCAAAAATCCACAAACTTTACAACAAATTGCATCATTATTAAATGTTGATTTTGTTGGTGATGCTAGTTTTGAAATTTTAGGAATTAATGAAATTCATGTTGTAGAAAAAGGAGATATTGTTTTTGTAGACCATCCAAAATATTACGATAAAGCATTACAGTCAGCTGCAACAACTGTTTTAATCAACAAAAAAGTTGCTTGTCCAGAAGGAAAATCATTATTAATTTCTGATGACCCTTTTCGAGACTTTAATAAAATAACAAAACATTTTAATCCTTTTATTGCTTCAAAAGTAAGTATTTCTGAAAGCTCAGTTATTGGAGAAGGAACAATAATTCAGCCAAATGTATTTATTGGAAACAATGTTTCTATTGGAAAAGATTGTGTGATTCACCCAAATGTTACAATTTATGACAATTCAGTAATTGGAAATAATGTAACGATTCACGCAAATACAGTTTTAGGAGCAGATGCTTTTTATTACAAAAACAGATCAACAGGTTTCGATAAACTAATTTCAGGAGGAAGAGTTGTACTAAAAGATAATGTAGATTTAGGAGCTTCTTGCACTATAGATAAAGGAGTTACAGGAGATACAACTATTGGAGAAGGAACAAAAATAGACAACCAAGTGCATGTTGGACATGATACTGTAATTGGTAAGAAATGCCTAATAGCATCGCAAACAGGTATTGCTGGTTGCGTAATTATTGAAGACGAAGTAACAATTTGGGGACAAGTTGGTACAAACAGCGGAATTACAATAGGAAAAGGAGCTGTAATTCTAGGGCAAACAGGAGTTACAAAATCTGTACCTGGAGGAAAAAGTTATTTTGGAACTCCAATATCCGAATCAAGAGAAAAATTAAAAGAAATGGCAGAAATTAAACGCTTTTTAAAAGACAGAAAGAATTCCTAA
- the sucD gene encoding succinate--CoA ligase subunit alpha, producing the protein MSVLVNKNSKIIVQGFTGSEGTFHAGQMIDYGTNVVGGVTPGKGGQEHLGKPVFNTVAESVEKVGADTSIIFVPPAFAADAIMESADAGIKVIICITEGIPTADMVKVKAYIADKDCRLVGPNCPGVITPDEAKVGIMPGFIFKKGRVGIVSKSGTLTYEAADQVVKQGFGITTAIGIGGDPIIGTTTKEAVELLMNDPETEAIVMIGEIGGNLEAEAAQWIKADGNRKPVVGFIAGQTAPAGRTMGHAGAIVGGADDTAQAKMKILAENGVHVVSSPAKIGEMVAKVLK; encoded by the coding sequence ATGAGTGTTTTAGTAAATAAAAATTCAAAAATTATTGTTCAAGGTTTTACAGGTAGTGAAGGTACTTTTCACGCTGGCCAAATGATTGATTATGGAACTAACGTTGTTGGTGGTGTAACTCCAGGAAAAGGAGGTCAAGAACATTTAGGTAAACCAGTTTTTAATACAGTTGCAGAATCTGTAGAAAAAGTAGGAGCAGATACTTCAATTATATTTGTACCACCAGCTTTTGCTGCTGATGCAATTATGGAATCTGCAGATGCTGGAATTAAAGTAATTATTTGTATTACAGAAGGTATTCCTACTGCTGATATGGTAAAAGTGAAAGCTTATATTGCTGATAAAGATTGTAGATTGGTTGGACCTAACTGTCCAGGTGTAATTACACCAGATGAAGCTAAAGTTGGTATTATGCCAGGTTTTATCTTCAAAAAAGGTAGAGTTGGTATTGTTTCTAAATCAGGAACTTTAACTTACGAAGCTGCTGACCAAGTTGTAAAACAAGGTTTTGGAATTACTACTGCAATTGGTATTGGTGGAGATCCAATTATTGGAACTACAACAAAAGAAGCTGTAGAATTGTTAATGAATGACCCAGAAACTGAAGCAATTGTTATGATTGGTGAAATTGGTGGAAATTTAGAAGCTGAAGCTGCACAATGGATTAAAGCTGATGGAAATAGAAAGCCAGTTGTTGGTTTTATTGCAGGACAAACTGCACCAGCAGGAAGAACAATGGGACATGCAGGAGCAATTGTGGGTGGTGCTGATGATACAGCACAAGCAAAAATGAAAATTTTAGCAGAAAATGGAGTTCACGTTGTGAGTTCGCCAGCTAAAATTGGAGAAATGGTAGCAAAAGTTTTAAAATAA
- the lpxA gene encoding acyl-ACP--UDP-N-acetylglucosamine O-acyltransferase — protein MNQPLAYVHPQAKIARNVVIEPFTTIHNNVTIGSGTWIGSNVTIMEGAKIGKNCRIFPGAVISAIPQDLKFDDEETTVEIGDNVTIRECVTINRGTSDRMKTKIGDNCLIMAYCHIAHDSFVGNNCIFSNNTTLAGHVTIGDNVVLAGMVAIHQFASVGKHAFVTGGSLVRKDVPPYVKAAREPLSYVGINSVGLRRRGYTTEKIREIQNIYRILFQKNYNYTQAIDIIEAEMEATPERDEIIQFIKDSHRGIMKGYFNSN, from the coding sequence ATGAATCAACCATTAGCATACGTTCATCCGCAAGCAAAAATTGCTAGAAATGTAGTAATAGAGCCTTTTACAACCATTCATAATAATGTAACAATTGGTTCTGGTACTTGGATCGGATCAAATGTAACAATTATGGAAGGTGCTAAAATTGGAAAAAATTGTAGAATTTTTCCAGGTGCTGTAATTTCTGCAATTCCTCAAGATTTAAAATTCGATGATGAAGAAACCACTGTAGAAATTGGAGACAACGTTACAATACGTGAATGTGTTACAATTAACAGAGGAACCTCAGATAGAATGAAAACCAAAATTGGAGATAATTGTTTAATAATGGCTTATTGTCATATTGCACATGATTCATTTGTAGGAAACAACTGTATTTTTTCAAACAATACTACACTTGCAGGTCATGTTACTATTGGAGATAATGTAGTTTTGGCAGGTATGGTTGCAATACATCAATTTGCTTCTGTAGGTAAACATGCTTTTGTTACTGGTGGTTCTTTAGTTAGAAAAGATGTTCCACCATATGTAAAAGCTGCACGTGAACCTTTGTCTTATGTTGGTATAAATTCAGTAGGCTTAAGAAGAAGAGGTTATACTACCGAAAAAATTAGAGAGATTCAGAATATATACAGAATTTTATTTCAGAAAAACTATAATTATACCCAAGCAATTGATATAATTGAAGCAGAAATGGAAGCAACTCCAGAGAGAGATGAAATTATTCAATTTATAAAAGATTCACATAGAGGAATCATGAAAGGGTATTTTAATTCAAATTAA
- the fabG gene encoding 3-oxoacyl-[acyl-carrier-protein] reductase, translating into MKLLENKSAIITGATRGIGRSIAVEFAKQGANVAFTYSSSVDAANALEEELKSYGVSAKGYQSNAADFDAAQELAKDVQKEFGTIDILVNNAGITKDNLLMRISEDDFDKVIEVNLKSVFNLTKAVIRPMMKQRSGSIINMSSIVGLNGNAGQANYAASKAGIIGFSKSVALELGSRNIRSNVIAPGFIETEMTDKLDEKVVQSWRDGIPLKRGGQPIDVANACVFLASDMSAYITGQTLSVDGGM; encoded by the coding sequence ATGAAATTATTAGAAAATAAATCAGCTATAATTACTGGTGCAACAAGAGGAATTGGTAGAAGTATTGCAGTTGAGTTTGCAAAACAAGGTGCAAATGTTGCTTTTACTTATAGCTCTTCTGTAGATGCTGCAAATGCATTAGAAGAAGAATTAAAATCTTATGGAGTTTCTGCAAAAGGATATCAATCGAATGCAGCAGATTTTGATGCGGCACAAGAATTAGCAAAAGACGTTCAAAAAGAATTTGGTACTATTGATATTTTAGTAAATAACGCAGGTATTACAAAAGATAATTTGTTAATGCGTATTTCTGAAGATGATTTCGATAAAGTAATTGAAGTAAACTTAAAATCTGTTTTCAACTTAACAAAAGCAGTTATTCGTCCAATGATGAAACAAAGAAGTGGTTCTATTATTAACATGAGCTCTATTGTTGGTTTAAACGGTAATGCAGGTCAAGCTAATTATGCAGCTTCTAAAGCTGGTATTATTGGTTTTTCTAAATCTGTGGCTTTAGAGTTAGGTTCTAGAAACATTAGAAGTAATGTAATTGCTCCTGGATTTATAGAAACTGAAATGACAGATAAATTAGATGAAAAAGTAGTGCAAAGCTGGAGAGATGGAATTCCTTTAAAAAGAGGAGGACAGCCAATAGATGTAGCAAATGCTTGCGTGTTTTTAGCATCAGATATGAGTGCGTACATTACAGGACAAACATTGTCTGTAGATGGTGGAATGTAG
- a CDS encoding bifunctional UDP-3-O-[3-hydroxymyristoyl] N-acetylglucosamine deacetylase/3-hydroxyacyl-ACP dehydratase, which translates to MSKKQKTIQKEVSLSGVGLHTGKTVTMTLKPAPENHGFAFSRVDLEGAPTIEAKAEYVVNTQRGTNLEKNGVQIQTSEHVLAAAVGLDIDNLLIEIDSSEPPIMDGSSKYFVEALEKAGIKEQEAEIEEYVVKEIISYKDEVTGSEIILMPSDSYQVTTMVDFGTKILGTQNATLDKISDFKEEIADARTFSFLHEIEMLLENDLIKGGDLNNAIVYVDKELSENTMEKLKKAFNKDNITVKSNGILDNLELHWANEAARHKLLDVIGDLALTGIRIKGKVIANKPGHLINTQFAKKLSKIIKLEKRNNVPKYDLHATPLMDIHQIMDILPHRPPFLLVDRILELSDKHVVGLKNVTMNENFFVGHFPGAPVMPGVLQVEAMAQCGGILVLSTVPDPENYLTFFMKMDNVKFKQKVLPGDTLIFKCELITPIRRGICHMQAYAYANGKLVAEAELMAQIARKK; encoded by the coding sequence ATGAGTAAAAAGCAAAAAACAATACAAAAAGAAGTTAGTTTATCTGGTGTAGGTTTACACACAGGTAAAACAGTAACTATGACATTAAAACCTGCACCAGAAAATCATGGTTTTGCTTTTAGTAGAGTAGATTTAGAAGGGGCTCCTACAATTGAAGCCAAGGCAGAATATGTTGTAAACACTCAAAGAGGAACAAATCTTGAGAAAAATGGAGTGCAAATTCAAACTTCAGAGCATGTTTTGGCAGCAGCAGTAGGTTTAGATATAGATAATCTATTAATAGAAATTGATTCTTCAGAACCACCAATTATGGACGGTTCTTCTAAATATTTTGTTGAAGCATTAGAAAAAGCAGGAATAAAAGAACAAGAAGCAGAAATAGAAGAGTATGTTGTAAAGGAAATAATTTCCTATAAAGATGAAGTAACAGGCAGTGAAATTATTTTAATGCCATCAGACTCTTACCAAGTTACAACAATGGTAGATTTTGGAACTAAAATTTTAGGAACTCAAAATGCCACTTTAGATAAAATATCTGATTTTAAAGAAGAAATAGCAGATGCAAGAACTTTCAGTTTTTTACATGAAATTGAAATGCTTTTAGAAAACGATTTAATTAAAGGAGGAGATTTAAATAATGCTATTGTGTATGTAGATAAAGAGTTATCTGAAAATACAATGGAAAAGTTAAAGAAAGCCTTTAATAAAGATAATATAACAGTGAAATCTAACGGAATTTTAGATAATCTAGAATTGCATTGGGCAAATGAAGCTGCAAGACATAAACTATTAGATGTTATTGGAGACTTAGCCTTAACAGGAATAAGAATTAAAGGAAAAGTTATAGCAAACAAACCAGGGCATTTAATAAATACACAATTTGCTAAAAAATTATCTAAAATTATAAAGCTAGAAAAAAGAAATAATGTTCCTAAATATGATTTGCATGCAACTCCTTTAATGGATATTCATCAAATTATGGATATTTTGCCTCATAGGCCACCTTTTTTGTTGGTTGATAGAATTTTAGAACTTTCAGACAAACATGTTGTTGGATTGAAAAATGTAACAATGAACGAAAATTTCTTTGTAGGTCATTTTCCAGGAGCACCTGTAATGCCAGGAGTTTTACAAGTAGAAGCTATGGCGCAATGTGGTGGAATATTGGTGTTAAGTACAGTTCCAGACCCAGAAAATTATTTAACTTTTTTCATGAAAATGGACAATGTTAAGTTTAAGCAGAAAGTGTTACCAGGAGATACTTTAATTTTTAAATGTGAATTGATAACTCCAATAAGAAGAGGAATATGTCATATGCAAGCATACGCTTACGCAAACGGAAAATTAGTTGCAGAAGCAGAATTAATGGCACAAATTGCAAGAAAAAAATAG
- a CDS encoding class I SAM-dependent methyltransferase — MSKTREEINQTEKDYWNEGKLDRTKIKKLRRHAFFYSYKREKKILDKLLEDFNGQDVLEIGSYTWAVWFNKNTKPKSLTCINISESELENGKKHASEQSFPVNHHLMDANDLTFEDNSFDIVFGGAILHHLDIEKSIGHIHRVLKPGGKVVFLEPLNMNPLYKIYRKMNPQERTPDEHALVSKDFKIIREKFTFDHYFFDFFTVAFGFIALKIYGDKNYDNWINKFGYNLDVFFSKIPFLHSLFARVIIYGSKK, encoded by the coding sequence ATGTCTAAAACTAGAGAAGAAATTAATCAAACTGAAAAAGATTACTGGAATGAAGGTAAGCTTGACAGAACAAAGATTAAAAAATTAAGAAGACACGCTTTTTTTTATTCTTACAAAAGAGAAAAGAAAATTCTTGATAAACTTTTAGAAGATTTTAATGGTCAAGATGTTTTAGAAATTGGATCATACACATGGGCGGTTTGGTTTAATAAAAATACAAAACCAAAAAGTTTAACCTGTATTAATATTTCTGAATCGGAGTTAGAAAATGGTAAAAAACATGCTTCTGAACAATCTTTTCCAGTAAACCATCATTTAATGGATGCGAACGATTTAACATTCGAAGATAACTCTTTCGATATTGTTTTTGGTGGAGCAATTTTACATCATTTAGATATAGAAAAATCAATAGGACATATACACAGAGTTTTAAAACCTGGTGGAAAAGTTGTTTTTTTAGAACCATTAAATATGAATCCTTTATATAAGATTTATAGAAAAATGAATCCTCAAGAAAGAACACCAGACGAACATGCTTTGGTTTCTAAAGATTTTAAAATAATTAGAGAAAAATTTACGTTCGATCATTATTTCTTTGACTTTTTTACAGTTGCTTTTGGTTTTATTGCACTTAAAATTTATGGTGATAAAAATTACGATAATTGGATAAATAAGTTTGGTTACAATTTAGATGTATTCTTTTCTAAAATTCCTTTTTTACACTCTCTTTTTGCAAGAGTTATTATTTATGGTAGCAAAAAATAA
- the efp gene encoding elongation factor P, translating to MATTSDIRNGLCIRYNNDIYKIVEFLHVKPGKGPAFVRTKLKSVTNGKVIDNTFPAGRKIEDVRVETHKFQFLYHDGEFYHFMNEADYTQIRLLEAALDTPGLMKEGEIVTIIINSEDNMPLSVEMPASVILEVTATEPGVKGNTATNATKPAIVETGASVNVPLFINEGDKIKVETTKGTYQERIKE from the coding sequence ATGGCAACAACATCAGATATTAGAAACGGATTGTGTATTAGATACAATAACGATATATATAAAATAGTAGAATTTTTACATGTAAAACCTGGAAAAGGACCTGCATTTGTAAGAACAAAATTAAAAAGTGTTACTAACGGAAAAGTAATTGATAATACATTCCCTGCAGGAAGAAAAATTGAAGATGTTCGTGTGGAAACTCACAAATTTCAATTTTTATATCATGATGGAGAATTCTATCATTTTATGAACGAGGCAGATTATACTCAAATTCGTTTGTTAGAAGCTGCTTTAGATACTCCAGGTTTAATGAAAGAAGGAGAAATAGTTACTATTATCATTAATTCTGAAGATAATATGCCACTTTCTGTAGAAATGCCAGCGAGTGTAATTTTAGAAGTTACTGCAACAGAACCTGGTGTTAAAGGAAATACAGCAACAAATGCAACAAAACCAGCAATAGTAGAAACTGGTGCGTCTGTAAATGTACCTTTATTTATTAATGAAGGAGATAAAATTAAGGTAGAGACTACCAAAGGTACTTACCAAGAAAGAATTAAGGAATAA